Sequence from the Deltaproteobacteria bacterium genome:
CGCCGCGTGCTCGTCCTCGACGGCGCCATGGGCACCGCCATCCAGGCGCTCAACCTCGGCCCGGACGACTTCGGCGGCGTCGATCTCGAGGGATGTAACGAAAATTTGAACACCACCCGGCCCGCGGCCATCGAGGGCATTCACAAGCGCTACTTCGAGGCCGGCGCCGACATCGCCGAGACCAACAGCTTCGGCTCCACGCCGCTCGTGCTCGCTGAGTACGGCCTGAGCGAGAAGGCGTTCGAGATCTCCAAATTGTCGGCGGAGATCGCGCGCCGCGCGGCCGATGCCGCGAGCACGCCGGAGCGTCCGCGCTGGGTGGCGGGCTCCATGGGCCCGACGACGAAGGCCATCTCCATCACCGGCGGCGTGACGTTCGACGAGCTCGTGGCGCACTTCCATGAGCAGGCGCGCGGGCTTCACGCGGGCGGCGTCGACTATTTCCTCATCGAGACCTGCCAGGACACGCGCAACATCAAGGCCGCGATCCTCGGCATCGAGAAGCTCTTCGCCGAGGGCGCGGAGCGCATTCCGGTCGCGGTGAGCGGCACCATCGAGGCGATGGGCACCATGCTGGGCGGGCAGGGCGTCGAGGCGCTGGCGACGTCGCTCGAGCACGTGGACCTGCTCTACATCGGCCTCAACTGCGCCACCGGTCCGGAGTTCATGACCGACCACCTGCGCTCGCTCGCGCGCATGGCTCGCACGCGCGTGGCCGTGGTGCCGAACGCGGGCCTGCCCGACGAGAACGGCCACTACCTCGAGACGCCGGAGATGATGGCGCGCACGCTCTCGCGCTTCGGCGAGGAGGGCTGGCTCAACCTCATCGGCGGCTGCTGCGGCACCACCGACGCGCACATCCGCGCTCTCTCGAGCATCGCCCCGAAGCTCAAGCCGCGCGTGATCCCCGTCGAGCGGCGCAGCGCCTTGAGCGGCGTGGACTACCTCGAGATCGCCGACGACAACCGGCCGGTGATCGTGGGCGAGCGCACCAACGTGCTCGGCAGCAAGAAGTTCAAGGAGCTCATCCGCGACGGCAAGATCGACGAGGCCACCGAGATCGCCAAGGCGCAGGTGAAGCGCGGCGCCCAGGTGATCGACGTCTGTGTGCAGGACCCCGACCGCGACGAGAGCGCCGACATGCGCGCGTTCCTCGACATGGTCATCAAGAAGGTCCGCGTGCCGTTGATGATCGACACCACGGACGCCAAGGTCATCGATCTCGCGCTGACATACTGTCAGGGCAAATCGATTATCAACTCTGTCAATTTGGAAGATGGCGAGGAGCGCTTCGAGCACGTCGTGCCCATCGCGCGGAAGTACGGCGCGGCGCTCGTCGTGGGCTGCATCGACGAGGACAAGAAGCAGGCCCAGGCCATCACCCGCCAGCGCAAGCTCGACATCGCCATTCGCTCGCGCGACATCCTCACCAAGAAGTACGGCGTCGCCGAGGAGGATCTGTACTTCGATCCCCTCGTGTTCCCGTGCGCGACCGGCGATCAGAACTACGTGGGCAGCGCTGTGGAGACCATCGAGGGCGTGCGGCTCATCAAGCAGCACCTGCCCCGGTGCAAGACCGTGCTCGGCATCTCAAACGTGTCGTTCGGGCTGCCCGCGGCCGGCCGGGAAGTATTGAATTCGGTATTTCTTTATCACTGTGTCCAGGCCGGCCTGGACATGGCGCTCGTCAACGCCGAGAAGCTCGAGCGCTATCCGCAGATCCCGGCCGAGGAGCGCAAGCTCGCCGAGGACCTCATCTGGAACCGCGGCGCAGATCCCATCGCCGCGTTCGCCGCGCACTTCCGCGACCGCAAGGCCAAGGTCGCCGATCGCTCCACGCTCCCGATTGAAGAGCGCATCGCCCGCTGCGTGATCGAGGGCTCCAAGGACGGCCTCTTCGACGACCTCACCGAGCAGCTCAAGAAGCAGCGCCCGCTCGACGTGATCAACGGCCCGCTCATGGCCGGCATGGACGAGGTGGGACGGCTCTTCAACGCCAACGAGCTCATCGTGGCCGAGGTGCTCCAGAGCGCCGAGGTGATGAAGGCAGCCGTGGCGTTCCTCGAGCCGCACATGGACAAGGCCGACGTGGCCACGCGCGGCAAGGTGGTGCTCGCCACGGTGAAGGGCGACGTCCACGACATCGGCAAGAACCTGGTGGACATCATCCTCACCAACAACGGCTTCCAGGTGGTGAACCTGGGCATCAAGGTGCCGCCCGAGAAGATCATCGAGGCCGTGAAGGAGCACCGGCCGGACATCGTCGGCTTGTCGGGACTGCTGGTGAAGAGCGCGCAGCAGATGGTGGTGACGGCCGAAGACCTCTCGCGCGCGGGCGTGCAGGTGCCCATGCTCGTGGGCGGCGCGGCGCTGTCGGCGAACTTCGTCGACAAGCAGATCGCCAACGCCTACTCGGGCACCGTGGCCTATGCGAACGACGCCATGAGCGGCCTCGAGCTCGCCAAGCAGATCACCGACCCCGAGCGCTTCCAGAAGCTGCAGGGCGATCTCGCCGCGCGGCGCGCCAAGCTCAAGAGCGTGGACGTGTCCGCGCCGGTGAAGAAGGTGGGCCAGAAGCGCTCCGGCGCGATCAGGCCGCCCGCCGACTTCCCGAAGCCGCCCGACCTCGATCGGCACGTGCTCACCCAGACGCCGCTCGACCAGATCTGGGGCTTCATCAACCCGGTCATGCTCTACGGCCGCCACCTGGGATTGAAGAGCAGCGTGGTCCGCCAGATCGAGACCGCCAGCGTTTCCGAGCTCGCGCAGACCGAGGCGGGCCGCAAGGCCATCGAGCTCAAGGAGATGATGGACGCGCTGCGCGCCGAGTGCCGCACGGGCCTGATGAGCGTGAAGGCCGTGTACCGCTTCTACCGCGCGGCCAGCGAGGGCAACGCGCTGCACCTCTACGACCCGAGCGGCGCCAAGCTCACCACCTTCGAGTTCGGGCGCCAGCCGGGCGCCGAGGGTCTGTGCCTCGCCGACTACGTGAAGCCCGCGAGCGAGGGCACCGACGACACCGTGGCGCTCTTCGTGACCACCGCGGGCGCCGGCATCCGCGACGCGGCCGAGAAGTTCAAGCGCCAGGGTGACTATCTTCGCTGTCACGCCTTGCAGGCTTTGGCGCTCGAGACCGCCGAGGCCTACGCCGAGCTCCTCCACACCCAGCTCCGCACCCTTTGGGGTTTTCCCGATGGCCCGAATGTGGACATGCTTGACCGCTTCAAGGCCAACTACCGCGGCAAGCGGTATTCGTTCGGGTATCCCGCATGCCCACGTCTCGAGGATCAGCAGCAGCTCTTCTCGGTGCTCAGGCCCGAGGAGATCGGCGTGCAGCTCACGGACGGCTGCATGATGGACCCGGAGGCGAGCGTGTCCGCGGTGGTGTTCCACCACCCGCAGGCCAGCTACTTCTCGGTGCACGACTTGTCGCAGGGCTGAGCCTGCTGCTCGCGGCGGGCTGCGGTCGCGACTTCGCGGCGCCGAACCAACAAGCCCACCCGCTCTTCGCCCAGGCGGATCCGAGCAGCGTGGCCCCCCGCGCCGTCTCGCACATCGAGGTGAGCGGCGGCTCGGGCCACTACACCGCCCAGCTGCTGATCGAGACCGGCAACAGCGGCGACCCCGTCGTGGACGCCACGCCCACCGACCCCGCCGACGGCGGGCCGCTCTTCTTCACCTACAAGGCCGGCGGCGTGGGCGGCGTGGTGGACAAGGTGCAGGTGTCCGACGGCTCGACCACCGCGGTGGTGCAGATTCGCGTCGGCCAGTCGCTGGCCATCACGCCCGAGCAGCTCAACCGCGCGCCCCTGCAGAGCTGGGCCTTCAACGTGAGCGGCGGCCAGGCGCCGTTCTGCTTCAGCGTCGCGACCGAGGAGTCGCATGGCGGCGCGTGCGACGGCGCCGCCCTGGGGCTGGGCTGCACGAGCGACGGCGGTGCGGCCTGCGTGATTTCCGACGGCGGGACGGGCTCGTGCATCGTGGCCGCGCCCCCCGACGACGCCGGGAACTCGAACTCGGCCAGCTACCAGGCGCGAAGCTGCGGCGACGGGTTCGACGTCATCACCGTCACCGACGCCACCGGGAGCTCGGCGACGGCGCGGGTGGGCGTGAGCGCCGAGCTCATGCTGCTCACGGGCTCCAGCTCCACCAATCCCCGGGGAACGGTGCTCCTGCAGGCCAGCGGCGGTGTGCCGCCGTACCTCTTCTCCCTGGACGACCGGGGAAACCGCAGCGGGGGCTCCGTCGACACCGGTGGCGTGTATACGGCCGGGCCAAACGCCAACGTCAGCGACGTGGTTCAGGTGGTGGACGCGGTGGGCGCGCGGACCGTCGCGGGCATCGACGTGGGCGACAACGAGGTGCAGGTCCCCCGCTCGGCAGGCGTGATCGTGGTCAGCGGCGACTTCAACGGCGACGGGCTCTCCGACGTGGCAGCCGTGGTGAACACGCTGCTCGGCACGCAGCTCCTCCTCGCAGCGGGCGATGGCACCGGTTTGTCCCCGGTGCGGACCTTCTTCTTGTCGCAGGACTTTCCCGACCAGGTCCTGGTGGGCGACTTCGACGGCAGCGGCACCGCAGACCTCCTCCTGGTCACCTCCATCAACACGGGCTACGAGCTCCGGTTCGTGAGCGGCCGGCGCGACGGGAGCTTCGACTTCCCCGTGCCCATCGCGGCGCGGTTCGATCAGATCCGGGAGCCCTTGGTGGTGATGCACGCCCACAACGGCCTGCAGCTCGTCCAGGACATGGTCCTCACCATGGAGCCAGGTGACGGCGGCAACGATCCGCGCTCCGGCGTCGCGGTGGACCTCGATCCCCACACCCTGGGCATCAACTACGTCAGCCGGTTCGACCTGCCCTTCTCAGGCACCTGGGACGCCGAGCAGATCCTCGCTGCAGACTTCGAGGGCAACGATACCCAGGTGGTGGTCGTGCACGGCGGGGCGCCGAGCACCGGCGCGAGCGCGTGTCCGGGTGGAGCGGCCCAGGCGGCCTGGTTCCTCACCTTCCAGGTCGATGACGATGGCGGCATCGAGCAGACCACCTACGCCGATGCAGGCGCGCTTTGTGTCCCCGTGTCCGACCCTGAGTTCGACACGCTGACCCCGCTCTTTCACGACCCCAATCAGGCGCTGCCGGACTTCCTGGTCACCCACTCCGACGACACCGCGGGCTCAAACTCCTTCTCCTACGCCGTGCAGGAGTACAGCGACCAGACCGGGCAGTACCACGCGGTGAACATCCCCGAGGAGGCGCCGGACCACGCCGTGGGCTACTACGGCAACTGGATCGACGACGCGAACGGCTACCCCGCCGGGATCCACGCGGAGGTGATTACCCTCGGCGAGACCGGCAACCACCGCTACATGCTCCCCGTCGATGGCGGGCAGGCGGTGCTGCGCAGCGACGCCTTGCCTCCCCTGGCGAGCGCAGTTTTCGCCGTCGACGTGGACAACGACGCCTACCCCGACGCGGTGATCCTCGAGGGCGACGCCGGGCTGGTGCGGGTGCAGCGCGGCGGGCCCGATGCGCGGCTGGGGTTGGGCCACACCCGGCAGCTCGTGGCCAACGCGCAGCTCGCCGTCGCCACGGATCTCGACGGGGACGGGCGCGCAGACCTGGTCGTCGCCGACGATGCGTTGCGCATCTGGTGGGGCTCGGCCGACGGCGGCATGGCGCAGGACCGCGCGGCTCCACTGCTCGGCGGCTCGGTGATTGACCTGACCGCCGGCACCGGAGAGGTCTGGGCCTTTGGGCAGGACAGCAGCTTCAACTGGCTCATGGGCCGGCTCGCTTGGACCGCCGATGCCGGGCTGGGCATGGCCACGCTGAGCATCGACCCCTCCAGCACCACGCTCTTGGCGACAGACACCCTCTCCATGCAGCCCATGAACGCAGGGGGCCCCGGCTTGCTCTTCCAGGAAGTGGGGTTTCAGGACTTCGCCCAGCCCAACGCGGGCCTGGTGATCACCAGCCCGGACGGCGGTCTGATGGCGGTGGACGATCCGCTCTTCGCCGGGGCGAACGACGGCGCGCTCTACGCCCCGGTGCACGTCAGCGGCGCGGATGCAGACGACCTGGTGGCGGCGAGCTACGACAGCAACCAAGGCGCCTGGACGCTCGCGCTCTACCCGGCGACGTCGTCGGCGGGCAGCCGTTGGGCTGCGGCGCCGAGCGCCACCACCGCCGTGTCGGTGCGCTCGAGCTTCGATGGCAGCGACTATCCCATGGTGGCCGGAGGCATCTTCGGCTTCGCGTCCACGCCGGGCGGAGCGCTCGATTCGGTGCTGGTGGCAGGCGCGTTCGACGACGGCTCGGGGGGCTGCGACGCGTCCAACAACGGCGAGGCCTTCGCGGTCTACAAGGTGGTGGGTGGCCAGTTCCAACGGGTCGCCTCCACCGACACCGGCCTCATGGACGACCCGTGCTACGCGCAATACGCGCTGCGGCTCCAGGCCGCCGACTTCAACGGCGACCACCAGAACGAGCTGCTCCTCCTCGATCGAGGCACCTTGCAGAACTACGACTACGGCACCGGCTCGCTGAGCGACCTCGACCTCCCGCTGTACCGGGTGGATCTCACGTCGAGCGGCGACATGGGCGTCACGCCGCTGGTGCTCGCGGGCTACAACGCCGACGCGGCCGCCGCCGACTTCGATGGCGACGGACGGGGGGATCTGGGCATTTGCAAGCTCTCGTTCCCGCTGCAGAGCCCCGATTCGGCGGATCAGCTCCTCTTTGCGTTCAGCCATCCTGACGGGTCACTGTACTGACGCGCGCTGCTGTCGAAGGGCTTTCCGCTCGGCCCGAATCTGGCGATGCTAGGGCGCCAATCCGGGGTTCCGCATGTCCTCCACGTTGAAGACCCCTCGAGCGTCGTGGGTTCCGCTCGCCGCGGTGGCCCTGTTGGCTGCGGGCTGTGACCGCAGCTTCACCGCGCCCCAGAACAACGCCAACCCGTCGGACAAGCTCGAAGCGCTTGCGCTCCCGTCGGAGGTCGCGCCGGGCGGCGTCTCGCTCATCGATGTGTCTGGCGGCGCTCCGCCGTATGAGGTCGACGTCCGGCCCGAGGACAACAAGAGCGGCGGCGCCAACGCGGACTCACACAGCGCCACCCACCCCACCGACGGCGGCTCGCACATCTACTTCCAGTACAAGGCGGGGCCCCTCGGCGGAAAGACCGACGTGGTCACGGTCACCGACAGCGACGGCGGGCTCGTGGACGTGCAGGTGCGGGTGGGCGACCCGCTGACCATCTCGCCGGAGCTCCAACAGCGCGCGCCCCTCCAGAAGCAGAGCTTTGCCATCCGCGGGGGCGAGGCGCCCTACTGGGTGTACATCAAGTCGGACAACAACGATTGCGCGGGCAGCACCACCGACGCCGGCCCGATCGACCAGCTCACCACCCCCGACTGCGTCATCGTCGACGGCGGCCAGGGCTCGTGCATCGACAGCACGGGCACGCTCACCGTGCGCTCCTGCGGCGGCGGCACCGACACCATCACCGTGTACGACCAGGCGGGCGCCAAGGCCGAGGCCACGGTCCCGGTGAGCGAGGCCCTCCAGCTCCAGGCGGCCCACCCGAGCACGGTGCCCGGCGGCTCGGTGCAGCTCGAGGCGGTGGGCGGCGTGCCGCCCTACATCTACAGCTACGCGCCGCGCGGCAACCACAGCGACGGCCGCGTGGACGTGGACGGCATCTTCACCGCTGGACCCAACCCCAACGTGAGCGACCAGCTCCAGGTCTCGGACAACGTGGGCGCCTCGCAGACGGTGAGCGTGGAGATCCAGAGCCCGTCGGTGGCGCTCCCCAGGGGCGACACGTACCAAATCGTCACCGGCGACTTCAACGGCGACAGCACCCAGGACGTGCTGGCCATCAGCCAGGGCGAGAACGCCATCGGTCAGCCGCTGATGGTGCTGGTCACCGGCAGCGGCAGCGGCTTCACCGGCTCCCGCGAGTTCACGCTGCCCTTCCAGCAGACCCAGGCCTTGGTGGGCGACTTCAACGGCGATGGCACCACGGACCTGCTCCTCACCGACACGCGAAACGACACCATCTCGTTTGGCCTGCAGCTGGTGTCGGGTCGCCGCGACGGGAGCTTGGACTTCTTGCCCGAGGTCAGCATCCCCACCAACACCGTCTTCTCGCAGCTGGCGGAGTACGACTTCTCCCCGGAGTTCGGCTCCGGGACGACGGCGTACGCCTTGTCGCTCACCCAGCTCGCCGACGGCGGCGTGGGTCAGCTGACCGCGATCACCGCCGACGCGAGCGGCAAGCTCAGCATCGCCACGGTCATGGACATTCCCCAGACCGGCGACGGCTCGAACGAACAGCTCATCGTCGCGAAGGACTTCCAGGGCTTTGAGCAGGTGCTGTTGGCGTTCGCGCCGCAGGCGGGCTCCGGCTGCACCTCGCAGCAGCTGGAGGTGGTTGCCCTGGCCTTCGCCGACTCGGGTGACGGGGGCATCGCCCGCGATCCCGCCACCGACCAGCACTTCTGCGTCCCCGTGCCGGACCCCTCCTCGTCGACGCTCACGCCGGTCACGTTCACCAACCAGACCGACTTCCCCGACTTCGTGGTGTCGGGCAACTCCGGGTTCCCCTTCAGCCTCGCGCTCAACGACGGGAACAACCAGTACCAGGCGGTGAGCTTCGATGGTGGCGGTGCCTACCAGGACCTTCTCTTCAGCTATGACCCCGTGGTTCGCATCTCCTACATGGGCTCGACGAACGTGGGCGTGGAGACCGAGGTTCAGGTGATCTGGCCGGACACCGTGGACCGTTGGTTCTTCCCCCAGGACGGCGGGCCGTTCTCGCTCCGCACCGACGGGCTGGTCGGCGGCTTCGAAGACGTGACCTCGACCGACTTCGACGGCGACTCGCGCCTCGACGAGTTCGCGGTCTTGACCGACGGCGGCCTGCTCGAGTTCCTCCGCGGCGGCCGCGACGCCCACCTCGCCACGGGCCACAGCCGCGCCCTGCAGGGCTACAGCAACATGGTGGGCATGGCCGACCTCGATCACGACGGTGTGGACGACGTGATCGTGACCGACGACTACAGCGTCCGCGTCTTCTGGGGCGACCGCACCCAACCCCTGGCCGTGGGCCCACAGCTCGACCTGGGGTTCAACGTCGACGACATCGCGCGCGGCAAGACGGGCGGCTGGGTGGCCGTGGATGACCCTGGGTTCTCGGACAATCCGCAGACGCGCGTACAGCACATCTCGCAGGACGACGGCGGCCTGACCCAGAGCGAGGCGAGCCAGCCGCTGTCCGGCTACACCTACCTCTCGTCCATCGACCTCGGCCCTCAGGTTGGCGATGCCGTGCTCATGCTCGAGTTCTTCGATGAGCCGCTCTCCGGCCAGGACGTCGCGCCTGCAGACACGCAGGCCACCGTCGTCGTCAACGCCGGCGGGCGAACCACCTTCGTGGACGACCCACTGCTCTTCAACTCGGCCATCATCGCCGGCGTGAACATCGGCTCGGTCGACGGCGGCCAGGACCTCGTGCTGGGCTACGCCGACACCCTGGGTGACAACGGAACCCTGGAGCTGCACCCCTTCTTGCCCAGCGATGCGGGCTTCTGGGACCCCAACGCGTCGGATGTGGCGGAGTTCGACGACTCCTTCTTGAACCCGCTGGTGGTCACCGGCGTGTTCCCGTTCGCGTCGACGCCGGGCGGCCCGCTCGATCGG
This genomic interval carries:
- the metH gene encoding methionine synthase, yielding MSSSPRAARVAALRQALERRVLVLDGAMGTAIQALNLGPDDFGGVDLEGCNENLNTTRPAAIEGIHKRYFEAGADIAETNSFGSTPLVLAEYGLSEKAFEISKLSAEIARRAADAASTPERPRWVAGSMGPTTKAISITGGVTFDELVAHFHEQARGLHAGGVDYFLIETCQDTRNIKAAILGIEKLFAEGAERIPVAVSGTIEAMGTMLGGQGVEALATSLEHVDLLYIGLNCATGPEFMTDHLRSLARMARTRVAVVPNAGLPDENGHYLETPEMMARTLSRFGEEGWLNLIGGCCGTTDAHIRALSSIAPKLKPRVIPVERRSALSGVDYLEIADDNRPVIVGERTNVLGSKKFKELIRDGKIDEATEIAKAQVKRGAQVIDVCVQDPDRDESADMRAFLDMVIKKVRVPLMIDTTDAKVIDLALTYCQGKSIINSVNLEDGEERFEHVVPIARKYGAALVVGCIDEDKKQAQAITRQRKLDIAIRSRDILTKKYGVAEEDLYFDPLVFPCATGDQNYVGSAVETIEGVRLIKQHLPRCKTVLGISNVSFGLPAAGREVLNSVFLYHCVQAGLDMALVNAEKLERYPQIPAEERKLAEDLIWNRGADPIAAFAAHFRDRKAKVADRSTLPIEERIARCVIEGSKDGLFDDLTEQLKKQRPLDVINGPLMAGMDEVGRLFNANELIVAEVLQSAEVMKAAVAFLEPHMDKADVATRGKVVLATVKGDVHDIGKNLVDIILTNNGFQVVNLGIKVPPEKIIEAVKEHRPDIVGLSGLLVKSAQQMVVTAEDLSRAGVQVPMLVGGAALSANFVDKQIANAYSGTVAYANDAMSGLELAKQITDPERFQKLQGDLAARRAKLKSVDVSAPVKKVGQKRSGAIRPPADFPKPPDLDRHVLTQTPLDQIWGFINPVMLYGRHLGLKSSVVRQIETASVSELAQTEAGRKAIELKEMMDALRAECRTGLMSVKAVYRFYRAASEGNALHLYDPSGAKLTTFEFGRQPGAEGLCLADYVKPASEGTDDTVALFVTTAGAGIRDAAEKFKRQGDYLRCHALQALALETAEAYAELLHTQLRTLWGFPDGPNVDMLDRFKANYRGKRYSFGYPACPRLEDQQQLFSVLRPEEIGVQLTDGCMMDPEASVSAVVFHHPQASYFSVHDLSQG
- a CDS encoding VCBS repeat-containing protein, coding for MSSTLKTPRASWVPLAAVALLAAGCDRSFTAPQNNANPSDKLEALALPSEVAPGGVSLIDVSGGAPPYEVDVRPEDNKSGGANADSHSATHPTDGGSHIYFQYKAGPLGGKTDVVTVTDSDGGLVDVQVRVGDPLTISPELQQRAPLQKQSFAIRGGEAPYWVYIKSDNNDCAGSTTDAGPIDQLTTPDCVIVDGGQGSCIDSTGTLTVRSCGGGTDTITVYDQAGAKAEATVPVSEALQLQAAHPSTVPGGSVQLEAVGGVPPYIYSYAPRGNHSDGRVDVDGIFTAGPNPNVSDQLQVSDNVGASQTVSVEIQSPSVALPRGDTYQIVTGDFNGDSTQDVLAISQGENAIGQPLMVLVTGSGSGFTGSREFTLPFQQTQALVGDFNGDGTTDLLLTDTRNDTISFGLQLVSGRRDGSLDFLPEVSIPTNTVFSQLAEYDFSPEFGSGTTAYALSLTQLADGGVGQLTAITADASGKLSIATVMDIPQTGDGSNEQLIVAKDFQGFEQVLLAFAPQAGSGCTSQQLEVVALAFADSGDGGIARDPATDQHFCVPVPDPSSSTLTPVTFTNQTDFPDFVVSGNSGFPFSLALNDGNNQYQAVSFDGGGAYQDLLFSYDPVVRISYMGSTNVGVETEVQVIWPDTVDRWFFPQDGGPFSLRTDGLVGGFEDVTSTDFDGDSRLDEFAVLTDGGLLEFLRGGRDAHLATGHSRALQGYSNMVGMADLDHDGVDDVIVTDDYSVRVFWGDRTQPLAVGPQLDLGFNVDDIARGKTGGWVAVDDPGFSDNPQTRVQHISQDDGGLTQSEASQPLSGYTYLSSIDLGPQVGDAVLMLEFFDEPLSGQDVAPADTQATVVVNAGGRTTFVDDPLLFNSAIIAGVNIGSVDGGQDLVLGYADTLGDNGTLELHPFLPSDAGFWDPNASDVAEFDDSFLNPLVVTGVFPFASTPGGPLDRVLVAAGASDGQGGCQAVSSDTGEGSDAALYVYSVAGGHLTLLASGQYSQDFGDEPFDNFCDAQSLWRVRAVSLAGVTTLLIHDHHYAYDRNLDLAAAKTLWVDQFGIETGSLEIAPDTTDLATGDLNGDGLVDVVSTTFETEFQFSLTHADGTLY
- a CDS encoding VCBS repeat-containing protein, which gives rise to MAPRAVSHIEVSGGSGHYTAQLLIETGNSGDPVVDATPTDPADGGPLFFTYKAGGVGGVVDKVQVSDGSTTAVVQIRVGQSLAITPEQLNRAPLQSWAFNVSGGQAPFCFSVATEESHGGACDGAALGLGCTSDGGAACVISDGGTGSCIVAAPPDDAGNSNSASYQARSCGDGFDVITVTDATGSSATARVGVSAELMLLTGSSSTNPRGTVLLQASGGVPPYLFSLDDRGNRSGGSVDTGGVYTAGPNANVSDVVQVVDAVGARTVAGIDVGDNEVQVPRSAGVIVVSGDFNGDGLSDVAAVVNTLLGTQLLLAAGDGTGLSPVRTFFLSQDFPDQVLVGDFDGSGTADLLLVTSINTGYELRFVSGRRDGSFDFPVPIAARFDQIREPLVVMHAHNGLQLVQDMVLTMEPGDGGNDPRSGVAVDLDPHTLGINYVSRFDLPFSGTWDAEQILAADFEGNDTQVVVVHGGAPSTGASACPGGAAQAAWFLTFQVDDDGGIEQTTYADAGALCVPVSDPEFDTLTPLFHDPNQALPDFLVTHSDDTAGSNSFSYAVQEYSDQTGQYHAVNIPEEAPDHAVGYYGNWIDDANGYPAGIHAEVITLGETGNHRYMLPVDGGQAVLRSDALPPLASAVFAVDVDNDAYPDAVILEGDAGLVRVQRGGPDARLGLGHTRQLVANAQLAVATDLDGDGRADLVVADDALRIWWGSADGGMAQDRAAPLLGGSVIDLTAGTGEVWAFGQDSSFNWLMGRLAWTADAGLGMATLSIDPSSTTLLATDTLSMQPMNAGGPGLLFQEVGFQDFAQPNAGLVITSPDGGLMAVDDPLFAGANDGALYAPVHVSGADADDLVAASYDSNQGAWTLALYPATSSAGSRWAAAPSATTAVSVRSSFDGSDYPMVAGGIFGFASTPGGALDSVLVAGAFDDGSGGCDASNNGEAFAVYKVVGGQFQRVASTDTGLMDDPCYAQYALRLQAADFNGDHQNELLLLDRGTLQNYDYGTGSLSDLDLPLYRVDLTSSGDMGVTPLVLAGYNADAAAADFDGDGRGDLGICKLSFPLQSPDSADQLLFAFSHPDGSLY